One genomic window of Lytechinus variegatus isolate NC3 chromosome 1, Lvar_3.0, whole genome shotgun sequence includes the following:
- the LOC121428118 gene encoding mediator of RNA polymerase II transcription subunit 15-like isoform X1: MVNSRSSNSTSLDESPDEGSSAYRGCISKSINVTGVLHIVAGALCIVFGISAIILKAFVSYLGIPIWVGLLIFIVTGSFGVANYYKPASKKIMKYYMVMSTVSSVFSFSFLIAFSIFLHNEGGYWESFVCHPLARSICNSPEWTRYVIDAVLILIFVLEAVCSMTSACLSCYKNCDCYRHGLEMCKTCKMCNLAQLCRKCQEDPGNSNIMYYAVNMGDMPMMTLPNDNQSSGPIYIAGESPESSGQPGQFMYLSPSPQHQNFMALPAVSPQNQHIPKLPPPPQQQEQSQQQPQPSKQQPQPLEHHQVQQLPEQPQAQQLPQQHQVQQPPQQHQQQVLLIPQTSGVNLQQSGAPSGQAGFVQFQAPRQMQPLAFAPTQQLPQLQPAGMAPQVSGSPQVGFFQVRGPGGQVQMVPAPFMYPQVMMAPATQQPTTGAEQVRQELDQQEPIQQELVQQPIAPSNSAEANVEE, translated from the exons GTGACGGGTGTATTGCACATCGTTGCTGGAGCTCTGTGTATTGTATTTGGTATTTCTGCCATCATTCTCAAAGCCTTTGTCTCATACCTTGGTATTCCTATTTGGGTAGGGTTGCTG ATCTTCATAGTAACTGGTTCATTTGGTGTGGCTAATTACTACAAGCCTGCGAGCAAGAAAATT ATGAAGTACTACATGGTGATGTCCACCGTCTCTTCAGTATTTTCCTTCTCGTTTTTGATagcattttccattttcttgcATAACGAGGGCGGTTATTGGGAAAGTTTTGTATGCCATCCTCTTGCGAGGTCCATCTGCAACAGTCCAGAA TGGACTCGGTACGTGATAGATGCAGTCTTGATCTTGATCTTTGTACTAGAGGCTGTCTGCAGCATGACCTCAGCCTGCCTCAGCTGTTATAAAAATTGTGATTGTTACCGACATGGCCTGGAAATGTGCAAGACATGCAAAATGTGCAATTTGGCCCAACTTTGCAGAAAATGCCAAGAGGATCCTGGAAATTCAAATATT ATGTATTATGCTGTTAACATGGGAGACATGCCAATGATGACACTACCCAATGATAACCAGTCTTCTGGCCCAATCTACATTGCAG GTGAGTCGCCTGAATCCTCTGGTCAGCCAGGTCAATTTATGTATCTTTCTCCGAGCCCCCAACATCAGAATTTCATGGCCCTTCCAGCGGTGTCACCACAGAACCAACATATTCCAAAGTTGCCGCCACCCCCGCAGCAACAAGAACAATCCCAGCAACAGCCACAACCATCCAAACAACAGCCACAACCACTCGAACATCATCAAGTGCAACAGCTACCCGAACAACCTCAAGCCCAGCAACTACCCCAACAACATCAAGTGCAACAACCACCTCAACAGCATCAGCAACAGGTACTTTTGATACCTCAGACATCAGGTGTTAACCTGCAGCAGAGTGGTGCCCCATCAGGACAGGCCGGCTTTGTCCAGTTCCAAGCCCCAAGGCAGATGCAGCCTCTAGCGTTTGCTCCAACCCAGCAACTGCCACAGCTGCAACCAGCTGGAATGGCACCGCAGGTGAGTGGCTCTCCGCAGGTTGGTTTCTTCCAGGTGCGAGGTCCAGGAGGGCAGGTGCAGATGGTCCCAGCCCCTTTCATGTACCCCCAGGTCATGATGGCTCCGGCCACTCAGCAACCTACAACTGGTGCAGAACAGGTTCGACAGGAACTCGATCAGCAGGAACCCATTCAACAAGAACTGGTTCAGCAGCCAATAGCACCCTCTAATTCTGCTGAAGCAAATGTTGAGGAATAA
- the LOC121428118 gene encoding putative mediator of RNA polymerase II transcription subunit 12 isoform X2, with protein sequence MVNSRSSNSTSLDESPDEGSSAYRGCISKSINVTGVLHIVAGALCIVFGISAIILKAFVSYLGIPIWVGLLIFIVTGSFGVANYYKPASKKIWTRYVIDAVLILIFVLEAVCSMTSACLSCYKNCDCYRHGLEMCKTCKMCNLAQLCRKCQEDPGNSNIMYYAVNMGDMPMMTLPNDNQSSGPIYIAGESPESSGQPGQFMYLSPSPQHQNFMALPAVSPQNQHIPKLPPPPQQQEQSQQQPQPSKQQPQPLEHHQVQQLPEQPQAQQLPQQHQVQQPPQQHQQQVLLIPQTSGVNLQQSGAPSGQAGFVQFQAPRQMQPLAFAPTQQLPQLQPAGMAPQVSGSPQVGFFQVRGPGGQVQMVPAPFMYPQVMMAPATQQPTTGAEQVRQELDQQEPIQQELVQQPIAPSNSAEANVEE encoded by the exons GTGACGGGTGTATTGCACATCGTTGCTGGAGCTCTGTGTATTGTATTTGGTATTTCTGCCATCATTCTCAAAGCCTTTGTCTCATACCTTGGTATTCCTATTTGGGTAGGGTTGCTG ATCTTCATAGTAACTGGTTCATTTGGTGTGGCTAATTACTACAAGCCTGCGAGCAAGAAAATT TGGACTCGGTACGTGATAGATGCAGTCTTGATCTTGATCTTTGTACTAGAGGCTGTCTGCAGCATGACCTCAGCCTGCCTCAGCTGTTATAAAAATTGTGATTGTTACCGACATGGCCTGGAAATGTGCAAGACATGCAAAATGTGCAATTTGGCCCAACTTTGCAGAAAATGCCAAGAGGATCCTGGAAATTCAAATATT ATGTATTATGCTGTTAACATGGGAGACATGCCAATGATGACACTACCCAATGATAACCAGTCTTCTGGCCCAATCTACATTGCAG GTGAGTCGCCTGAATCCTCTGGTCAGCCAGGTCAATTTATGTATCTTTCTCCGAGCCCCCAACATCAGAATTTCATGGCCCTTCCAGCGGTGTCACCACAGAACCAACATATTCCAAAGTTGCCGCCACCCCCGCAGCAACAAGAACAATCCCAGCAACAGCCACAACCATCCAAACAACAGCCACAACCACTCGAACATCATCAAGTGCAACAGCTACCCGAACAACCTCAAGCCCAGCAACTACCCCAACAACATCAAGTGCAACAACCACCTCAACAGCATCAGCAACAGGTACTTTTGATACCTCAGACATCAGGTGTTAACCTGCAGCAGAGTGGTGCCCCATCAGGACAGGCCGGCTTTGTCCAGTTCCAAGCCCCAAGGCAGATGCAGCCTCTAGCGTTTGCTCCAACCCAGCAACTGCCACAGCTGCAACCAGCTGGAATGGCACCGCAGGTGAGTGGCTCTCCGCAGGTTGGTTTCTTCCAGGTGCGAGGTCCAGGAGGGCAGGTGCAGATGGTCCCAGCCCCTTTCATGTACCCCCAGGTCATGATGGCTCCGGCCACTCAGCAACCTACAACTGGTGCAGAACAGGTTCGACAGGAACTCGATCAGCAGGAACCCATTCAACAAGAACTGGTTCAGCAGCCAATAGCACCCTCTAATTCTGCTGAAGCAAATGTTGAGGAATAA